A segment of the Corylus avellana chromosome ca2, CavTom2PMs-1.0 genome:
GTCAGGTCCTAcgaaaaaacatatatatttgattttcatttaCTAATTTATAATCACCTCCATTTTCCCTAATTTGACTAGTCATTTCATTTTGGCAgatgaataatatttaataaattgatgcTCTTTGACAACGATTTTTCTGGGGTATAATTACAACAATAGGGGGAATTCCAAGGCCGCTGTTGGATCTTAGCCCTCAGAATTTTGCAAAACTATTTGATGAAGCAGTTGGTTTCAAATTGAGCCCTCCATTCGACCCTTACTTGGACTCAGTACACTATCTCTTAGCATCTTATGTGATCCCCTATGTAGGACTCGTGGGTTATGTTGGCATCGTTCCAAACCTTTCCAACAAAACTTCTGTAAGTGTAAGACCTCTATCACTCTCTTTAAGATATCACttatttcagaaaaaaaaaaaaaaaaaaaaatttgtttgtctcgacgtgaaatattttttaggtttcagttatatgaaaaattagtaaatatttcttatattttcatttaatcatattaacttataaatatattttattggtAACATAAAATACTAGTATAAAACATTTGAGAATGAGAATAGATGGCCTTTGGGGTGTGAGATTGGGATACAATGCAATTATCTGTTCATATTGCTTGATATTTGGACATATAATTGTGAGAGGCTAGGGTCCTTGTAAGACCAGCATAGCTAGCTAGGCAGATATTTGGGCAGCCCAAGACCTGCTTGAACAGGTAGATCTCTCACACGTACTTATTTGGAGATGTTGTAGAGCAGTCGAAAATAGTTTACAATAGACTATTTTACATTTTGTGAAGATTATTTTCCTTCGTTATTTGAAACCATTTTCTTTCACCATGCAAATATTACCCTATAACTAATCAACACTCTTTCTTGGTAGTTGGTTGCATCGCTTTTGGGCGTGGAAACCGGACAGGATGCGGTTATAAGAACACTACTATACGAGAGAGCTAACCAAAAAGTTCTGCCATACAACATGACAGTGGCAGAGTTTACAAACAGAATCTCTGGGCTCAGAAACAAGTTGGGCATGTGTGGCAACAAAGATGAAGGCATACAAGTACCTCTCTTTCTTGGGGCTGAAAATCTTACAAACAGCAACATCCTCTCCGCTGATTCTAATTCCCTGTCATATGCTCGAACTCCACCAGAGATCTTGAGGATAATATATGGAAGTGGCAGTGAGTACAAATCTGGTGGCTTTTATCCTAATGGTGCAGGTGGAAACATTGCAATGAGCTTTCGTCACAAAGCTTAGGAAATAATGatgaataattttataattatggtGCACGAATAAATAAATGCATGGATGTGCTTAGAATGgatgttaaaataaaaaataaattattataaaggACTTTTATAACGTGTTATTGGGGGTTTAATTCTTGATATCTGTACGCGTTCGTTTAATTACAAAGGGCTTTCATAACGTGCATGTTAGcatatccattaaaaaaaaaaaacaaaaacaaaaacaaaaaattatatggtCAAAAAGTGAACATGTTAACGCTATATGGCATGTCGCGGAAATAAAATGAATGGTCCAAATCATGACAACAAGAAAAGCTTTTTGGCTTAGAGTGGTAAGAGGTGGTTCAAGGTCGGCACCCTCTTTATTATAGGGATGGTTCAGTTACCCCACCCAAACTAGCCAATGGGAGTGACTAATCCACCCCAAAATTAGTCATTAGTGGCCAAGAGAATGATTTGTCCACCTCCAAATCATCTATATGTAACATGCTCAAAAGAAGTGGTTTAGCCACCCCAACAGCCAGAGATGAAGTGAGGAAGTCTTATGGGAAGGGgtcaaaacaaattattattattattattattatttattatttattatttttaatttggttgtaTTTTATGAACCAAAGACTACCCTAActataattatcaaattaaaaaataaaaaataaaaaaaataaatctgtCTACAATCAAATAactataataattaaataacactaaataactataatttcttataaatacCAATAAAAGAGGAAACCCCATGTACAAACTTTTCAAGATGCCCATTTGGcatccattttgtttttttttttttaaaaaaaaaaaattctttatccAAAAAAGTTGCTCATTCTTTCACATTTgcaaacaattttcttcattttttactcataaaacattcaaaactcattttactCACATTAACCCGCCGTTATGTCTTATGATCAATCTATTTCTTTCTCATTTCCATTCGACTGGCTTGTTTGCTTGTGGTAGCCTGGTAGGGACTAACAAAATTTGTATACAATTAGGGTTTCTAAGTTTGAATGGGTAAGTACCAAAAGATTTATTGGGTAGGgattacaaaattttttttatacaattaggGCTTCTACATTTGAATTCGTAAGGGCCAAAAGATTTATTGAgtgagccaaaaaaaattaatgaatagggccaaaatttttaagaattacGTACACATAAGACCTTAATTTGGAAAGTGTTAGTTCttatgttggcttaattcagttccaaaatgcagaggctatggttcatgggctcaaacactgatatagaatgttcagaatcaaatctccaccgttcataatgtagattcatatgtcatgaacgtccctacaaaatttcagctcaattggaccacaaacgcctatcgatcagagctgttgatcaagattGGACAGCATTTTcaaaatgctgtttcacccGGGTCCGGACCAGCCTTCCccgtgtccggaccgcaattccagaaaccttatttttgctccgcaaggccgtgtccagacagcccattaacctgtccggacaccccttacctattatgcccaaaaacatgtttttagtgggcctaggtctagggtttgatgtactgatatatatacattattatagaagagagatgtacgaattttcacccccagagagttcgtcggaggctgtactaagagagatcatatgtggtgagtgttaaattgaatctcttagagttttagttattcatttgataaatctacggttgagaagtctatcgaaagggtccggtaaaggagaatcacgttgaagaagattgtgagcaaggagacgagttgaaggtttgtcgatcttacaaagccaaggtcttgcaaatggttgtaagtgttcctagtgtttgtaatctctgaataatcttttgatagtgattttctgggtttggctgccctggagaagttttacttttagatcggtttctaaaaggtttcctcttcgtaaccaaaatatttgtgtctgcctctttattgctttatatattttgggtgattgaattgtttattacttcatagtattaattccgcataaattatggtaaacaagtttttggagttgACATAGCATTTTTCAGAAAGCCTTCTTCAGCTCATATGCCGTGGCTTTGTTATCTAAAATCCATCGTTTTCATATTCGAAAaactgttttaaattatttcttattatatCTAAGAAATATTGGTTTTGTTTAGGGTTCTCTAAATTTTCTtgttatctatttatttatctcGAGTATCATACTCTCCTGGGTCACCAAGATAATGTCGATCGGGATACTAGACGTCTCAACCAGCCTGGATCTCCATTACCATTAATGTTGGTGGGGATATCAGATAATCCCAACCCAATAGAGACTCGATTACAATTTTTGCATGAGAAAATCCCCATCAGGTTGGATGTCTGCAACGAAGATCACCACGTACAAAGTCACAATCTTCAACATTTTGTACTTCACAAAGATCCACTCTTCTTTCATAATTGCCTCTCACATGTGCTAAATGACACATATCACTCCATGTTCGGAGAAATATTTACCATccgaaaagaggaaaaaaaaaacagagtctTTGTCTAAAGAAATGCTTTGAGAAAGGGTAGATGTATAGAACCTTTCAACAAGATAATGCTTTTTCAACTCTCTCAAAATGGAATCTATTCCAAACATATATGCCATGGTTCCTTACTTGTACAAATAtctaaatttgatatttttaaatatattttttctaaccTATTGCCGATACTAAGTAGCAGCCAAAAATTTGTATCCATTTTTCATGATGATAGTATGCATGGATCAGATATATCGTAGAAGCCAAAAATTTGTATCCATTAATTTTTCATGATGATATTATGCATGGATTAAATATATCATGGCGAATTCTTCAGAAAAAAATTGTGGAAGACACAATGCTTAGGTAAAAATTtgtctcatttaattaaaaacttatTCTTGTTCATTCATAGTAGAagatttaactaattaattaaaccaaATCTTGTAATTTTCTCTTGAAAGGGTTTTCTATGTAAAAGTGAATTTATAGCTAACTCTTCTCGCATTCAATTTTGTCTCCCATTTTTGTCTATAGATTATTAGCTCTCTCTTAAACTTGATATTTAAATACCAACTGAGCAGGTGGTACAGTTACTACAAATTTACTTCCCGACAGGGACGTAGCCAGCCTTGAGAATGGGCAGGGGCCATagctgaaaaaatttaatgggcaggggcccattagcaaaaaaaaaaaaaaaaaaaaaaaaccataaaaaattgtttttaattacctttgaaaaaaaaatttgtcatttgggCCGGGGACTTCCTCCGTCCCTGCTTCCCAACATATTGTAGTTCGATCTTATTAGAGAGAGAACCAATTAAATCTAGTGATCCTCGATCGATGGGTATGTGTGGACCACATTTCCCCACTGTGATCCCCGATTATTTTAACATTAGAAATGTCGAGTATTTTTAacttgttcatatttttttattttttattttttttataaatttaataaatcaactattagatttgtgagacTTATTATTAACTTATACAAGATTCACATaaatttacaaatctaatggttgatttgtattAATCTATTCactatatatatggttaaaacttaaaagacgattaaaaaagaataaattttattatttcacctttttttttttttttttgaagttctGCAGAGTTTAATTCCAAGCCAAGTTTATCTCATTAGTGAGTCATAATCTTAATATATAGTATGACAAAATTAGTCctagatttaaattaaattccaGTTCTCTTTCCTATTGTTTTCTCGTGCTTAATTAAAACTCCTTTTGGTCGTCATTAATTAACACAAATCACTCATCCAAAACTTACATATATTGCGTACGTAAGAGAAGCCAAATACAATTAGTGGCGTTCTAGACGCTAGCTAGCTTTTCAGAGAAAACtgacatatatatatccatGCCACCAATTTAATCTCCTCAGATCCGTAGGCAAAGTACTTGGAAGCAAAAAGCAAGATCCAACTTAGATAAGAGTCATCAGAAGATCCATCAACTACAAAGACGAAGCTGGGAGACAAAATCacccatttatttattctcaCGCTACAAGATCCTCCAGAGGAAACCCTCCAGTACTTCTCCATCAACCTCACTTTATGCTGCAACATGGAATTGCAAGCCACATATCATACAGAAAAGAGTTACAAACAttccataaaaaataacaaaataaaaaaggaaaaataactCCACTTATGCCCCTTCTTTAGAGTATAAGCGGTCTTACAATTATAACTTTGAAAtgtaaaaatttgcaatatcggttaatatcttttaatttcaccGCTTTGCCCAGAATGcctcaattatttaaaaaatgaaacgGCGGGGCCTTTTTGAattctctctttgttttcttatttaataataaagggattttgggcattttcaaaaaattgggtgaaattaaaagacatcgctacatatgaaaaaaaaaataaataaataaaataaagatttcCTGCAAATCGGATTAGAGGAacaatctttaaaaaaacttatgtCCCTTAGCTAGCAACgcgtttttttaataacatgtaaaatgcatatacttttttaataaaatttcttttcacTTCGtccttattattaaaaaaaataaaatgctacGGTTTCTCCTGATTCgatgtgaatattattttctaagaaggtaggaaaaaaaaaaaacgtgtttttactttctttattgtttttttagaaaataatattatcgAACTAGGAAAATATTAGGAGAACACTTAatattctttattaaaaaaatatgtgcaaaACACATTGTGAAGGGacacattatttttataaattcctCAAAATCAGCTTGAAAAAGAACTGCCTCATGGAATACTGAGATTACAAATTTTCGAATTTCGAGATTATAATTGCAAAATCGCTTATATATGGGAGATGGAAGTAGTGAAGATTCTCCAAGAATAAAATTTACTAAAAGCAAAGAGGTCTAGAGAAAGGCAGTGATATATACTTGTTGCAGTCTGAAGAGGGGCTGATCTTGTAGGGAAGGTTGACG
Coding sequences within it:
- the LOC132169123 gene encoding ferritin-like catalase Nec2, with translation MARALFLVFIFLIRLKVSQVMGAANQCGPIVADDIDYIQFALNLEFLEAEFFLHGALGRGLDTIAPTFASGGLPPVGAKKANLDPLIGRIIEEFGYQEVGHVRSYEKTIGGIPRPLLDLSPQNFAKLFDEAVGFKLSPPFDPYLDSVHYLLASYVIPYVGLVGYVGIVPNLSNKTSVSLVASLLGVETGQDAVIRTLLYERANQKVLPYNMTVAEFTNRISGLRNKLGMCGNKDEGIQVPLFLGAENLTNSNILSADSNSLSYARTPPEILRIIYGSGSEYKSGGFYPNGAGGNIAMSFRHKA